The following are encoded together in the Tatumella ptyseos genome:
- a CDS encoding DUF808 family protein has protein sequence MAGTSLLALLDDISTLLDDVSVMGKVAAKKTAGVLGDDLSLNAQQVSGVKANRELPVVWGVAKGSLLNKVILVPLALLISAFAPWLITPLLMLGGAYLCFEGIEKVLDWIFPEKDKKSPEARQARLAKLSQEDAAKYEKDKIKGAVRTDFILSAEIVTLTLGIVSEAPLLNQIVIMAGIALLVTVGVYGLVGVIVKIDDAGYWLEARQNGLARGVGKFLLLLAPKLMKFLSVVGTLAMFLVGGGIVIHGWPLLHHWIEGLTHSLTQMLPSAISSLGESVITNLASLVVGAILGGLVLIVVKAVSKLFGKKAAAEQPKE, from the coding sequence GTGGCTGGAACAAGTTTATTGGCGTTATTAGATGATATCTCGACCTTACTCGACGATGTCTCAGTAATGGGTAAGGTTGCGGCAAAGAAGACGGCTGGTGTGCTTGGCGATGATTTGTCACTGAATGCACAACAAGTCAGTGGGGTAAAAGCTAATCGAGAGCTACCCGTTGTCTGGGGGGTGGCGAAAGGCTCGCTACTGAATAAAGTGATCTTAGTCCCACTGGCGCTGTTGATCTCCGCGTTTGCGCCTTGGTTAATTACCCCATTATTGATGTTGGGGGGAGCCTATCTTTGTTTCGAAGGGATTGAAAAAGTTCTTGATTGGATTTTTCCAGAAAAAGATAAAAAAAGCCCAGAAGCCCGCCAAGCGCGTTTAGCTAAGTTAAGCCAAGAAGATGCAGCCAAGTATGAAAAAGATAAAATTAAAGGCGCAGTACGCACTGACTTTATTTTATCCGCTGAAATTGTCACGCTGACGCTAGGAATCGTTTCCGAAGCCCCGTTACTTAATCAGATTGTTATTATGGCCGGCATTGCATTATTAGTAACGGTTGGCGTGTATGGGCTTGTGGGCGTGATTGTTAAAATTGATGATGCAGGCTATTGGCTTGAAGCGCGTCAAAATGGCTTAGCTCGTGGTGTGGGTAAGTTTTTACTGCTTTTAGCCCCGAAGTTAATGAAGTTCCTTTCTGTTGTTGGCACCTTAGCGATGTTTCTCGTCGGAGGTGGCATCGTCATACATGGTTGGCCGTTACTCCATCACTGGATTGAAGGGTTAACGCACAGTCTGACCCAGATGCTTCCCTCCGCGATCAGTAGCCTAGGTGAGAGTGTGATCACTAATCTCGCGAGTTTGGTGGTAGGAGCTATCTTGGGCGGTCTGGTTTTAATCGTTGTTAAAGCGGTGAGCAAGCTATTCGGTAAGAAAGCCGCAGCTGAACAGCCCAAAGAGTAA